In Leisingera sp. NJS204, the DNA window GACCGAGGGATCTATCTGATGAACATTGATAGCATCATGGCGAACATGCTGATCAGGGCGTTCACGCGAATAGAAATACCGGTCCTGTGCGTCCATGACAGCTTCATCATCAACTACGCCTATGCCAAGCGGTTGAAGGCCGGGATGAAAGCGTCGGCTCTAAGGGTGCTCGGGCAGTTCGTGGAAATGTCGCATAACATTCGGGGGCTGGATGAGGTGCGGGAGCTAACCCCGGATCGAGAGGATGATTACTTGGAGGTTCGCCATATTCCCCGCTCACCCGGTTATCTGGGCCGTCAGCGCCGCTTCCAGGAACGTCTTGAGCTCCTCGATTCTTTGGTTCTTTGATAAGGAAGAACTTGTGGTTTGTTCTGGTTGGTATTTCCCGGGATAACGGTTCGCTTCCATTACTTATCCCTATGCCGACTATACTCAGCCATAACGCCAACGGCCTCTCCCGCGACTAGGGGGAGGTCAGATCCAAGCACATCCTTACCCAAGATCTGATCCTGCTAGCGGCCCCGCCAGCGGTTTTCAAGCCAAGGGAAATCAGTCCCGCCAGCGCTCCGAAACTGCCCAGAAAAACGGGGGCCGAAAACGGGGGCAGTTCGGCTCTTTCGAGCTCGTCAGCGTCTTATTCTATTGGAGGAAAGGCCGATGGCTGGGGTGGTAGGACGCCTTGCCCACCGATCCGCTTCATCGCCTTAGCCGCCCCGTCAGCAAACCTGGGGCCGTTCCTGGGGCGGTTCGGTAGCTAATGACCCGTCTCCGGGCAGCTAGCGACCTGCCAACAAAAGATCCCAGCCTAGAACCGTTGCCGAGCCGCTGCCAACTTCCCAGCCTGCCGCTATCGATCCGCTGACGAGAGGGGACGGTGGAGACCCGATGGTGGCGAGGCGTGGTGTGGGTGGAGATATGCGCTTGAAGCCCAGAGACAAGGTGCTAGGCTTTGGCAAGTCATTGATGGCAATGCAGAAAGCCTTCACTGTTTTACTTTTTTCGTCGGAAGTTTGCCAATGCCAGGGAAATTCGAACTCTACGAGGATAATGCAGGTGAGTTTCGCTTCCGGCTAAAAGCTCGCAGCGGCGAGAACATTCTGGCTAGCGAAGGCTACAAGCAAAAGGCTAGTGCCGAGAACGGCATCGAGTCGGTCAGGAAGAACGCCGGAGACGATGCGTGCTACGAGCGCAAGGAAACCTCCGCCGGAAAGCACATGTTCAACCTGAAAGCCAGCAACGGTCAGGTGATCGGCACCTCGCAGAGCTACGCCAATGCGTCGGGACGGGACAACGGCATCGAGTCGGTCAAGAGGAATGCGCAGGACGCAGGTGTCGACGATCTGAGTAGCGATCTGAGTCGGAACCGAATTGCTCAAGTCAGGTCCCTTGCACAAGCTCTTCCTGATCAAAGTGACATCGTCAAATTTGGCCTCACCGAGAAGGGCAAGGTACAACTCGTTGCCGTTCCGAATACGGCTGATGACGTGGAAAGGATCATCACCATTCGCGAAGAGCTGATTTCAGCAGATGGTCCAATAGCTGCCTTGAGCACTCGCTACTCTCGGAATCCTAATGCCCCCCAAGCCGCCTTGCTCGAGAGGGTCATAGGGAGCTATGCAAAGGAGCTCAGCAAAGACATACACGACATCAACTTTGCTGTTCTGTTTGTAAGAGGCACCCGGCTAGTGTCCGCCTCAAATACAGCTCAGCACAATATTCAAACTGGAGAATGGCCTGACTTCGAGCCCGAGGAACAAGAAGCGCTGGATTCCCTGATCGCTCTTCATGGCCCATTGATGATGGCTACGCCAGTCGGCAGAGACCTAGTGGCAGCTTCTAACGAGTTTGATGGCACGCCGGAGAAAAGCAAAGAAGAGGAAGGGCTTTTCCAAGAGCTTGCTGAAACGGTTGCTGACGAGACCGAAGTGTTTGAAGCCGAAACGCTGGATGCTATCCATGACATCACAACACCCGTTGAATTCGACCTTCATCCAGCAAGAACCCGCCGTCTCCGCGTTCTACTCGCAGGGTCCTTACTAACTTCCG includes these proteins:
- a CDS encoding YegP family protein, with amino-acid sequence MPGKFELYEDNAGEFRFRLKARSGENILASEGYKQKASAENGIESVRKNAGDDACYERKETSAGKHMFNLKASNGQVIGTSQSYANASGRDNGIESVKRNAQDAGVDDLSSDLSRNRIAQVRSLAQALPDQSDIVKFGLTEKGKVQLVAVPNTADDVERIITIREELISADGPIAALSTRYSRNPNAPQAALLERVIGSYAKELSKDIHDINFAVLFVRGTRLVSASNTAQHNIQTGEWPDFEPEEQEALDSLIALHGPLMMATPVGRDLVAASNEFDGTPEKSKEEEGLFQELAETVADETEVFEAETLDAIHDITTPVEFDLHPARTRRLRVLLAGSLLTSVAGASAWLASLGSSLALIPAVGGMFIWEVVKKTDDFKSVTDLLAKGYDGMPDQAAEQLKNLKRMSKLLEKRRAMFTKLADLRPEFGWAKRYIKPEETVDDGEE